AGCCGCGCTCATCTGTGCGGCGACGATGCTACGCTGTATCCCGCGACCCCGAAAGGCTGGCCGGGTCGCCTCGATCCCGAACCAAGCGGCCCCGTCTCGGACGAACATGCTGCCGACGCCGGCCACATCACCGTCCACCAGGGCGCCGAAGCATCGCCAGGACGGACGGTCAACAAGGGCAGCAAACCAGGCCTCGCACACCGCTGGCAGGCCAAATCCCTCCACAACGGCCCGCCCGAACGCCTCAGCCCCTACGCCACTCAAAACCTCGATGTTTGCCGGCCCATCGCTCGGAGCGCGCGGGCTAAGATCATCCGTCGCGACGAATTTCGCCCAGCCTGATCCCGCTTTCGACATAGCGGCACGCGCAAGATACTCATCCAGGACAGGCGTTTGAGCACCGGGTGCGATTTGCAGCGCCCAGGAAACCGCATGCTCGTCCAGCCAAGAGGCTACAGCATCAAGGTCGTCGGCTGATGGTGCGCTCTGCGCACCGACGGCCATCGCCCGATTGAGCTCCGTAATCGGGATAGCTCGACAGCCCAGCAGCCCCATGTCGGCGACTGTCGTGCTGGCCAGACCAAGGCTGTCGCGCACATGATCGGGGGCGGAGGCAAACAGGTCGAGCCATGCGTCGCGCTCGATCAGCTCCGCGAGACGATCTGTATTCTTCACGAGGGACAACCTCTTGTCGCAGCAGCAATCGGCATGTTCGCTTCCAGCAGAACCGCGGGAGCAGGCCATGCGAGATCATTGATTTGCGGAGAGATCCGTCCCGCGAGCCTGGATGACGAGGCCGTCCAGAACGCCGAGGATCGTGGCTGGCGTGTCGATCGCCGCCATGTCCGCCGCGATTGCCGCCGCCCGCTTGCGGTAAGACGGCTCGGACAGGACTCGGTCGACCGCCGCGCGCAGATCTTCGGCCGCAGGCCGTTGCGACGGGATCTCGATGCCCACCCCTGACCACGCCACCCGTGCGCCGACCTCAGCCTTGTCCTCGGTGCGCCCCGCCGCCACAATGGGTACGCCGGCGCGAAGGGCAAGCTGTACGGTCCCGTAGCCACCGTTGGTGACCAATACGTCGATCTTCGGCAGGAGCGCCGCAAAATCGAGGAATTCGGCAAGCCGAGCGTTCGTCGGGATCGGGCCATGCACGTTCCTGATCGGCCGGCGGCCGGTGGTCACGAGCACCAGCAGGTCGTCGCGCTCGCCGAGCGCGGCGAGGGTCGGCTCGGCGAGTTCTCCGAAATCGGCGTTTGCGACCGTGCCCTGGGTCACGAGCACCACCTTCCTGGACCCGTCGAGCTCGTGCCACCACTCTGGCATCGTGGAATCCCGCTGCGGCGGGGGCGGTAAGGCGCCCACGAAACGAACGTGGTCAGGCAGCGGCCCGAAGTCGTATTCGAAGGCCGGTACGGTCGTCTGCAGGAAAGCGTCGGCCATGAGGTGGCGCGAGTGCAGCACTGAGCACGGCAACGGCGGCAGGCCCATGGCGGCGAGCTTCGCGTCCGCATAGGCGCGGATCGGCGTACCGAAAACGTCGTCGGCTCCGACCGCCATGGCCGCGTAGATCTTCCGCGTGGCCTCGTCGCGTGCCGGCGGCAACCCAATCATCGACGGGGCGCCGTCCGGCCTGTCCGCCACCATAATCGTGATGCTACAGGCGACGATCGGCGGCCGGGGTGTCTCGCGATCCAGGAACAAGGCCGTGGCGCCGAAGAACAGATCATCGGCGACGAGGATATCGGGGCGATCCGCCGCGATGATCCGGCGCAGCGTCTCGGCCTGTGGCGGCATTGGATCGAGGAAGATCCGCTCGAAATTGTAGCGGAGCTGCTCCGGCCCCGGGGGCAGGCTGGCGCGCTCGGGCAACACCTCCTCGACCCGCGTGAAGTCGATGTCCGCGCCGGAGGCGAGCGGCACGAAGCGCGCGCCCGATGCTTCGACGGACGGCCGAAGGTACGCGCCCGTCGCGACCAGGGCCTCGTCGCCGCGAGCCAGGACCATGCGCGCGATCGCAAGAAGCGGGTTCAGGTGGCCGGCGGCCGGTGTGGCGGCAAACAGGATCTTCATGCGGTCCCCGTAGCGGAGCAAGCGATGGTCAGCCGCACGCGCCGCGCCAGCCTATGCTCGGCGGTCGGCGACTGTTTCCGCTCCTGCTTGGGTGTCTGCGCCCAGTCGGCTACGGCAGCATTTCAGCCGCAAAGAAGAGAGTTACAGCCGTAACGTCGGACCGCCGGCCATCCGCGGCTCACTCGCGGCGGACGCAACGCTCGTCGGGGTCTCCGGCTGCTCGTGGGGCCGCTGGGAGGGACCGTAACGACCGAGCTCGACCGGAAGGAAATAGCCGGAGGTCAGTAGAATTGGCATTTTCGGCCATTGCTGACGGGCAATGTGTCCAAGGTCGATGCCGTTCGTTGCACCGGGCCTGTTCATGTCGCCGCGCGGCGACGACCCAGACTCCGCCTTCGTACAGGATGCGCGGCTGCCGGCCCGCGTAGCTGACGCCGAGGTCGAACCGTGCGGAGCCCGCCTTGCGCGCACCCCGGGCCGGGTTGGCCACTTCAAAGTCGATGACTGCGCGCGCGGCACATTTGGCTTGCGGCACGTTGCAGGTCACGCGCAGGGTCCCGGGCCGGATGGCGTAGCGGCGCTGAGGCCACTGCCTGATGGCGGCTCGCTTTTCATCGATGAGCTGCCCCTGCGTATAAGGACGCCCGTAGAACTGCACCGTCGGTCCGTACATGTACGGAACGCCCGCGACCGCGCCACCGTCATTCGAGGACCAGATCGCGAGATAGCGCTCGGCGATGAAGGCCGTGCGTCGTTGCATCTCCGGCCCTGATTGTGCCAGGGCCGGAAACGAGCACAGAACGAGGCCGGTGCAGAGCAGCGGCAGGGCTGGCACCGGCATGCGCGGAGCTCCAGTTCGGGTGCGGGGAGGGCTCAAAATCGGCCGCCCGGCCCGGAGAGCCAGCGCATCAGGCCGTCCGATGCGGGAACGCTCCGGTGGACCCTCACGCGCGGTTCGTCGTCCGGCTCGTTGTCTTGCCTGACAACGGGGGCCTCGCGAACGCGTGGGGTGTCGTCGCCGCCCTCAAGGCTGGCCGTGCGATACGGCGGCGCGACCGTCCCGCGATCGCGGCGCGACTCCGCCCGCCTGACCGCGCTCCGGATCTCGTCGGCCGCGGCGAGGGATGGCAGGTTCCGCGACGGCACCGGCCGAGATCGGGGCGCAGGGCGTTGCGCCTCGGCAGTGCGGACGCGGGAATACCCATCATTCTCAGGCTCTGAGGCCCGGAGGCGCCGGGGAGCGTCCGCGACCCTCAAGCGCGGGTGCTCCTCGTCCGGCCCCAGCGGGCGAACGCGCAGGGGCGCCTGCGTCGTCTTGGTGCGGGGTCGGTCTTCCTCTTCCGAGGGCCGAATGCGCCTGGATGCGTCCGCGGTACTTACGCGTGGGCGCTCGTCACCCTGCTCGGACGGCCGGACCATCCTCGTCCCCTCAGCGGTCCTGGCAACCGGGCGCCTGCCACCCGCGTCCGAGGCGCGAGCACGCCGGGGCGCTTCGGCGACACGCTCCTCGGATGAATGGGCACGCTTGATGGCCGGCGCCAGATCAGCCTCATCCCCGTCCGGGGAAGGGGTCTGCCCGTCGGATTGCGCGAGCCGGTCGCCGACCCGACCCACGTCATCCGGCAATTGGACGACAGGCGGGGCAACCGGGCTGGCCTGCGGTCCGGGAGCCCGGCCTTGATCCGCCACGCGCACACCCTCCTTGGCTCGCGCGTCAGCCGGCTCGGGGGTGAATGTCAGCTTCGACGGCGCCGGCTTGGCCCTCACCGGTTCCGACCAGGGCAGCGACTGCCCGTGAGCTTCAGCCCGCAGGCGTTCGGAGAGAGAGGGCGTGGCTCCGTGAGGTGCTCCCGGAGTGTCCCTGTGAGCGTCGCCGCGGGACATGTACGCGCCCGTGCTCGCCATACCGGCTACGAAGGCGACGGCGACAGCGGACAGGAACCTCGTTGACGCGGCCATGGACTACCTCCCAGGGACGGCAGGTGGTGTCACGGGCCGCACGCGACAACCACACAGCGAAGACTAAGACCGTCAGTTGCCAGGTCGGCGCGGTGGGGAACTGGATACCGCAAGCGCCGGCTCATGGCCTTCTCATCCGGCCTCGGCCAATTGCTCGGTACGCGATGCGACCGTGAAGCCCTTGATGTCGAGAACCAAACAGAGCAGCGCAGCGTGGAGCCTTATCGGCGCCCGCGGTCCGCCGCGGCAAGATGCCCACGACACGACCGGCCTTGCCGCCAACATAAACGACCCGCGTGGACTGTCCTGGCTATAGCACCGAGCTCCACCGCCTGCTGCACAAGAACAGAACAAGAAGAACAACGATCGGGATTCGCATCCCTATGAGCCACAACAGCCCGCCCGCGAGCCTTGTTTTATCCCAAGCTGAATGGCTAATGAAATCAACCGGGGAAGTGTTCCATCAGGCGTACTCATCGTTTCCGCGGCGGGCCGGGCACCTAACCCAAGCACGAGGGCGGTTCATCAGCAGGCGGCTTCTACCGCCCAACGCTGATGTGCGACCGGCTCCTCGGCTTGCAGGACGTGGCCGGCCGCGGTGCTAGATGACAATCAGCTTTTCTTATTGGCGCGGTGGTGGCCGACGGCACAGCCAGCGGCGGCGCCTGCTTTGCCGTGGCCGACCATCTTACCGCCTAAGCCACCCACGACGGCGCCTTTGAGGCAGCCCTTTGCCTCCGCCGCGCCAGCACCTGCGAGAACCAGAGCAGCCAAAGCTGCCGAGAGCGTCAGCATCCGCATAGCAGTCTCCCAAACCCATCCAGGCCGTCGAAACGGCGGTGCGCGTCGCTTCGTTCCGTCACGCATATGACCCTGCTGAGAGGATCTCGTACGCGTAACGTCCGTCGAAGCGGTCTCCTGATGCCTTCCGGCGAAACAGCGTGCGCCAGCGCCGCCACGGATGCTCGGGCCGGTCGTGGATCATGCGGCATCGCCGGCAGAGTGCCGCGAGGTTGCCCGGAACCCACGTCAACGGTGCGCCAACGCACTGTCGCGAGCCACGGCACCCGGTCGGTCGTGCGGCCCGACACAGATCCTCCTGGCGGTCCGGGTTCAGCCTGTGACCTGCGGCAAGCCCGCCGCTCAGAGGCTTATCGCCATGTCCCGCCCCGTTGCAGTGCTCGCTGAGGACGAGCCCTTGATCCGTTTGGAAGCCGCCGACATGCTCGGTGAATTCGGATTCGACGTGCTGCAGGCCAGCACCGCCAGTGACGCGCTTCTGCTCCTCGAAGCGCTCAACGGCACCGCCCTTCTCTACACGGACATCGACATGCCGGGCCGCATCAACGGCCGTCAGCTGGCGCACGAGGTCGTCGCACGCTGGCCGTCGACAGCGATCATCGTCTGCTCTGCACGATCGGCTGAGGATGCCGCGCTACTGCCGCGCGGCGCCTTCTTCATCGGCAAGCCGTGCGCAGAATGGGTAGTCCGCGAAGCGCTCACGTCGCTTCAGCTGCATTGAAGCTGTCGTCGCATGCTCGAGGCGGTTTTCGCTTGGCGGGTTTCGCTCGGCGGGTTTCGCTTGCAATCGGTTCAGCAGCGGCTGCGCCCGCCTCTGGTGCCGGGCCGCCCATCGTCGCTGCAGGCCGATGCACTTCGATCAACACCCCGATCAGGCGAAGCAGTTCGTGATGCTGCGGGCACTGGCGGATTGCTGCAGAGGAACCGACCGACGTCGTCACGAGAATCGAGGTCCCCGGGTGATGTGTTCAGCGCGTGCAGCACGAAGACATCGGCCGGACGATGGCTCAGACGCGGTCTGTTCGGTGTCCTTCGACCGGTTTTGCAGCTGCCGGATGCCGACCCCGTCGCCGGTCTCGGGGATCATTTATGGCTCTTCTCTTTCCAGAGAGCGGCGAAGAAACGGGTCAGCCCTTGCGCGTCGATATCTGCTGGCAGCTCGGCCTGAGCCCGCGTCTCTGACGCTTGGTGATCGGCCCTGTCTGCCGCCTCATGCAGCACTTGCGTCAGGAGAGGCGGCCACTCCACGCCATGATCCTGCAGCAGGCGTGCGGCCTTCGCCAAGGCGGTCATCTGATCCGCGGGCATTTCGCGCCCCATGATCTTCGCGTCGAGCGCACGGTCGGACAGCACGGTGCAGAGGCGCAGGACCTCGGACAGCTGTTCAGGGGAGGGAGGTTGGACGGTCATGTCTGATCCCTCCGCCGCGGCCTGCTGGCACCCCGCCTCTCGGGGCTGGGCTGCCGCCCGGCGGTCATGAAGGTTGCCAGGGTGCGTCAGCATTGTCGTCACGGCCGCAGCCACGAAGCAATCCCCCACGGTGTCCTCGACGCAGTCGCCTCGACGTTCAGTGCACCAAACGCGCTGACCACGCAGTCATGCCTGCGCCGCAGCCATGCGCGTGCGTCCGCGGTCCGCGCCTCGGCTTGCTCAGCGCTCCACAGGCCCACGCCGGTTGGAGGCGCGACTGCATTCCTCGGCGATGACAGCGAACAAGACAGTGCCGCGATCCTGAGGCGGCTGCTTCACGTGCTTGGCCATGTGCCACCGATCCGTCAGCAAGCTCGGCCGCACCGGATTGGCGGGTATGGAGGAGCGGGGTCTCAGAGAGCCGGCTCAGACCTGTCCGGGCTGGCACCCATAGGGTGGCACAGCGCGCGGAAACCGCTCCTTGATGCGCATGCAGCCCCAGGCGCGCATTGGCTCGGGCAAGCGCCGGTTCACCTCGATCCCGACCTCGTCGTAGGGCGACGGACCGGCTGTCACATAGCTATACCAGCGCCAGCCGATCGTACCGATGCCGGCCAGCGCGATGGCAAGGGCAACGCACACAGCCAACGCTGTCCTTGATTGAGGGCGCTGCTCTTCGCTCCGCAGGTCGGACGCTTCCCATCCACGTTGACTTGTCCGTGCCGCCCGGCCGACATGAGCCTTTCCGGCGCGGTCGCGCTCGGAGAACAGCTTATCATCCGCCGGCCTTCAGCGAAGCCGTCGAACAGCTGCCGAGGGGCAGCGGGCGGCCCTGCGGTGACGGTCCGAGCCCGGACGGTATGCCGAACGGCTCGGCAGGCGATCCAGCTTCCCCAGGGATGAAGGTCTCGACGGTGATGCGCCCAGCACGGGCTCGAAGCAGGCCACTCCGCTTTCGCCGCAGCGTCGTGCGCGACCTGCGGAACCGCATCCGCTTCGCTCTCGTCGGACTGCTGATCCTGATCGGCCTGCACGTCGCCGCCATGATGGCCTTCGAGGGCCTCAGCTTGGGTGAAGCGGTGTGGCTGACCTTCACCACCATTACCACCACGGGCTACGGCGACCTTTCCGCCAAGACGCCCGCAGGTCGAGCAGCAACCATCGTACTGATCTACCTGTCCGGCATCTTCCTACTCACCCAGGCCGGGGGCGCGTTCTTCGAATTTCGGATCCTCCGGCGCGAGCGCAAGCGTCGAGGCGAATGGAGGTGGGGCATGCGCGACCACATCGTTTTCGTGAACGCGCCCGCTGATGAGCCCGGCGACTATCTGCGGCGCCTCCTCGACCAGTTGCACCGGTCCCACGCCAACTTTGCCACCGTGCCTTCCTTGATCCTGACCGAAGCCTTTCCGGACGGCCTACCGCCCGATCTTGAGGACGATCCGCTCATCGTCCAGTTGAAGGGCCGCTTCGGCGATCCTGCCGCCCTCGAAGCCGCCGGCGTTGACGACGCCCGCGTGCTCGTCATCCTCGCGGAGCAGGAAGGTGAGCGCCTGTCCGACAGCCGCACGTTCGACATCATCCATCGCTTGCGCGAACGTGGGATCAAAGCCCGCATCATCGCTGAGTGCGTCGATGACCTGAACCGCGAGCGCCTCAGGAAGGCAGGCGCGTCGGCCATCGTCAGGCCCCTGCGCGGCTACCCTGAGATGATCGTCCGCGCCATTGTCGCGCCCGGTACGGAGTGGATCATCGAGCGATTGTTCTCCAGCGAGGGTGACGAGTGCCTTCGCTTCGACGTGAAGGTCGATGGCGTCGCCTGGGCCGACATTGTGACGGCCGTCTTGATCCAGAACTTCGGCACGCCAGTCGGCTATGCGGATGCGCAGGGGACACCACACAGCAACCCGCCCCCGCACACCGCTGTCGTCGCCGGGGCGCTGTTCGTGCTTGTCGGCGAGACGCAACGGCCCACGAGTGCGGCGCTCCAGAAGCTGCTCGGCGAGCTGGCGCATCGCAGAACAGCATGAGGGCAAGGATCCGAGCCAGGGCGTCACGGACGGTGCAAGGGTTCGGTAACCGACGGCCGTCACCGTCGCGGGTATGTCAAAGCGAACGATCCGAACCCTGAGAGGCGCTCTCTGGATCGCTGCCCTCGCGCTCTGCTGTTTCTCGGCCGCGATGCTGGTGGAGGCCAATCGGCCCGCCGAACCAGCGGTCGCGCGTCTGCCATCTGCTGATCCCACGGTGACTGGCGCGATCAACCAAGCGCCGATCCGGTGGTGTGGAGCTGCTGCTTGGTGCCGCTGAACGCTGACCTTACCTGACCCGGCCCCAGAAAACGCGCCCTCAGCCCGGACCGAAGCGAAGAGGGCGTCAACCATGGGCCTGACACGGTTGCTGAACCACCCTCGCGGTTGAGCCGTTGCAGCACGAAAGATCGTGCGGCACCAGGAGGTCACCGTGGCTGAGGCAAAGCAAATGGTCGACGCGCTGGTTCGCGGCCGGGAGGGCAGCACCATCGCCGCGACAGCCGCACTGGGCGGCGTTGCGCTGATCGTCGGTCTGGCATTGCGGGCGCTCCCGCGGCGTGGGCCCGTGCAGGACTCGGCAGGTCCATCTCACGACACAAGCCCGCCTGCGGCGCCTCGCACGCCGTTCGATCACACAGAGGTCAGCGAGGACGAGGCCCGAACCATGTTGCGGGCCATGGTCGCTGCCACGCTGGCGGACGGACTCATGGATGCCGCGGAACGGGAGCGGCTCTACGGCGCCCTTGCTGCTGCCCAGATCGGCGATGCTGGCCGCGCCTGGCTGGACAAGGAACTGACCGAGCCAGCCGGCGTCGATGAACTCGCCGCCAGGGTGAGCGGCCCGGAGCAAGCCGCTCGCATCTATGCTGCAGCCCGGCTCGCGATCGATCCGGATACGTTGCAGGAAAGGCAATTCCTCAAGATGCTCGCCGAGGCGCTCGACTTGCCGGGTGAGGCCACAGCGCGGCTGGAACAAGAACTTGGCGGCTAGGATCCGACCGCATGAGGTCCTTCGAGCGGCGCACGCGCCCTCGCTGTCCCGCTTCCGGCAACCGCTCCAGGGATGTCCTGCTCCGGAGAGGACGATGGCTCCGGCGGGTGCGTAGCCCGGAACGGTGCGAGAACCTGTCGGGTTTGCCTAAGCCACTGCCGCACGCCCGCGAACGTGGCCAGGAGAGAGCGTTTGTTCAAAGCACCGGCACTGACGGCTGGGCTGTTCGCAGCCAGCATGTTTCTCGCGCCTGTCCAGGCATCTGCAGCTCAGATCGGCATCGGGGCGGTCCCTGAGGCCGCCTCTTCGGTGCAGGACGTGCAGTATGGCTATGGCGGCCCGCGCTTCGGTTACGGTCGTCGGGGTTATGGCGGCCCGCACTTCCGCGGGCGCGGCTACGGCTATGGCCGTGGGTATGGCCGCGGCTACGGTCGCGGATATGGCCATGGTTACGGGTACGGGCGCCGCGGGGGCTTCTAGTCGCTTCCCGCGCGGATCTCCGATCTTCCAGATCCCGCCCGGTTCGCCGTGGCGGGTTTTCTAGTGTCGGGCTGGGTTAATCAGTTCTCAATCGCGTGCGCGGGGGCACCGCGGGCGTCTATGTTTCATGAGATGTTATGCTCCGGATAGAGCAACCAACACATCCGGCGGAGGGTCAGATGTCCTACGCTCCAGCGACCCGACAAACGATCAGGCTCGGCGAAGGCGACGTGACCATACTGCTTCCGGCCGACCTGTCCCGGAAGAGCATCGGCATACTCCAGACCCAGCTCGAAATGCTGGCCGCAGGACTGGGTTCAAGCAGCGGCAAGCATGACCGATCCTGCTTGCATGGGCTCGCTGAGCTGGCAGCTTACGTCGCCGATCGATGAGCCTTGTCCCGGGAACCGTTCGGCCGCCTTCCGCATCACGAGAACGACCCTGACGAGATGTGATGCGTGAGATGCCCGCCCGGCCGATCCGGGCGGGTTTTTACATGCGCTCAGACGGCCAGTTCGGCCAGTTCGACAACCTCGCAGGTGTCGGCTCGCAGTCGCCAGTCGGCGATGCTGGCGGCCTGACAGAACAGCGCCTTGGCGGCGTCGGCTGCGGCTTCCCCATAGCTGGCGGGCACGACGGTCTGTTGCTGCAGCACCCGGTGGTCGTGGCCGCGACCATCCGAAACGGTCTTGTGGAAGGTGACGAGGAACGTGCGCATGGCGTGCACCCCGGTTCGAGATGTCATCGACCTTAGATCCGCGAAGCGCAGGCCGCCACAATGCAGCGCAGGGACGATGCGACCGTACGGGGTCCGCGATGCTCTGGGACAACGCAGGGCAGATCATCGGGTCTACGCGACGCTTCATCCCCGGATTCGGCGCCGCTGACGCGGTTGCCGCCCGGTGGCTTTGCCTGCGCCTCGCCAAAAGGCCTCAGACGCGTCAGTTGAACAGCGAGCGGCTTTGCGGCGCGCTCCTGGCGGGGCGCGTCGCTTCTGTCGCGACATCGTGCAGAACCACGGGCAGGAGTCGGCGGCGAGGAAGCTTCGCTGCTCCTTCTCGGTCGTCGCTAGCCGTGTGCAGGCGCGCGGTCCGGCATCCGGCTGTCCCCGAAGCTGTGCTGCGCAGAGGTCCGGTCCAACTCGGCCCGCAGTTCCGCAAGGGTGACCTCTACACCGTTGGCAGCGAGATCCGCTTGGACGCGCTCCAGCAGGGCATCAGGTTTCAAACCGTCGATCCTCGCGGCAATCAGCGTCTGGGCATAGGCCTCCGATGTCATTCCATCGAGACCCAGCATCCGTATCGCCAAGCCTGCGACGGCTCGGATGCCCGAGATGTGGTTTACGAACCGCATCTCCTCGCCATGAATGTAGATGAACTCAGCCGCGCGCTCGCGGTCCTCAAATGACCTCAGCATGGCCAGGCCCTCATTGAGTTACAGCCGGTACTCATACGCCTATTTTGAAGCGCCGCAATACTGGAAA
This window of the Methylobacterium tardum genome carries:
- a CDS encoding GNAT family N-acetyltransferase; its protein translation is MKNTDRLAELIERDAWLDLFASAPDHVRDSLGLASTTVADMGLLGCRAIPITELNRAMAVGAQSAPSADDLDAVASWLDEHAVSWALQIAPGAQTPVLDEYLARAAMSKAGSGWAKFVATDDLSPRAPSDGPANIEVLSGVGAEAFGRAVVEGFGLPAVCEAWFAALVDRPSWRCFGALVDGDVAGVGSMFVRDGAAWFGIEATRPAFRGRGIQRSIVAAQMSAASSAGATILTCETAQPADPADEGYSSYRNQERAGLLHRYVRPNFKRPA
- a CDS encoding glycosyltransferase, giving the protein MKILFAATPAAGHLNPLLAIARMVLARGDEALVATGAYLRPSVEASGARFVPLASGADIDFTRVEEVLPERASLPPGPEQLRYNFERIFLDPMPPQAETLRRIIAADRPDILVADDLFFGATALFLDRETPRPPIVACSITIMVADRPDGAPSMIGLPPARDEATRKIYAAMAVGADDVFGTPIRAYADAKLAAMGLPPLPCSVLHSRHLMADAFLQTTVPAFEYDFGPLPDHVRFVGALPPPPQRDSTMPEWWHELDGSRKVVLVTQGTVANADFGELAEPTLAALGERDDLLVLVTTGRRPIRNVHGPIPTNARLAEFLDFAALLPKIDVLVTNGGYGTVQLALRAGVPIVAAGRTEDKAEVGARVAWSGVGIEIPSQRPAAEDLRAAVDRVLSEPSYRKRAAAIAADMAAIDTPATILGVLDGLVIQARGTDLSANQ
- a CDS encoding response regulator, whose translation is MSRPVAVLAEDEPLIRLEAADMLGEFGFDVLQASTASDALLLLEALNGTALLYTDIDMPGRINGRQLAHEVVARWPSTAIIVCSARSAEDAALLPRGAFFIGKPCAEWVVREALTSLQLH
- a CDS encoding ion channel, giving the protein MRDLRNRIRFALVGLLILIGLHVAAMMAFEGLSLGEAVWLTFTTITTTGYGDLSAKTPAGRAATIVLIYLSGIFLLTQAGGAFFEFRILRRERKRRGEWRWGMRDHIVFVNAPADEPGDYLRRLLDQLHRSHANFATVPSLILTEAFPDGLPPDLEDDPLIVQLKGRFGDPAALEAAGVDDARVLVILAEQEGERLSDSRTFDIIHRLRERGIKARIIAECVDDLNRERLRKAGASAIVRPLRGYPEMIVRAIVAPGTEWIIERLFSSEGDECLRFDVKVDGVAWADIVTAVLIQNFGTPVGYADAQGTPHSNPPPHTAVVAGALFVLVGETQRPTSAALQKLLGELAHRRTA
- a CDS encoding tellurite resistance TerB family protein → MAEAKQMVDALVRGREGSTIAATAALGGVALIVGLALRALPRRGPVQDSAGPSHDTSPPAAPRTPFDHTEVSEDEARTMLRAMVAATLADGLMDAAERERLYGALAAAQIGDAGRAWLDKELTEPAGVDELAARVSGPEQAARIYAAARLAIDPDTLQERQFLKMLAEALDLPGEATARLEQELGG
- a CDS encoding ATPase inhibitor subunit zeta, translated to MLRSFEDRERAAEFIYIHGEEMRFVNHISGIRAVAGLAIRMLGLDGMTSEAYAQTLIAARIDGLKPDALLERVQADLAANGVEVTLAELRAELDRTSAQHSFGDSRMPDRAPAHG